One genomic region from Biomphalaria glabrata chromosome 7, xgBioGlab47.1, whole genome shotgun sequence encodes:
- the LOC129927124 gene encoding uncharacterized protein LOC129927124: MADKPSCSSSGSRPARHFTADQALNIFLDMDDSDLSDLESYPGSSESDFQPSSESDSELDIPRLRSSNSSKRKGASPQPGPSRSSKQPCIATADVLHVEQTEWEEVDLHPAPSTHNNFRFLPKDGRQPGINPATGLDENSTPLHFFGTLMTSDITDDFIRSVNNYAEHMIVKNSPALSRSRFNRDNWHNFTEYEWLKFLAIMGIDKRPSIRDYFSTADNLYTGFYHKMFQRERFETIYSSMLHVGEPGAEDKNKIEPFVNSLTERFQFAFTPNQSVSIDEMIIGWKGRWRYKMFNAAKPYKYHIKSFGLVDSGTGYVLNLLTYYGANTSYDPEADANGGMAIKIFDTLLKHLGKGYHIYADRWYTTRALIDHLLDQGQYYTGTVQINRAGFPKALKTIALKHMQSKYWMLQDKILYLTWKDKKASHPCFNKCYSRECHSAKGQSKTRSHPCL; encoded by the coding sequence ATGGCTGACAAGCCTTCTTGTTCTTCGTCTGGCTCTAGGCCAGCTCGCCATTTTACTGCTGATCAGGCACTAAACATCTTCTTAGATATGGATGATAGTGACTTGAGTGACTTAGAAAGTTATCCTGGAAGCTCTGAAAGTGATTTTCAGCCTTCAAGCGAGTCTGATAGTGAATTAGATATCCCTAggcttagatctagtaatagtagtaaaCGAAAGGGGGCGTCGCCCCAGCCAGGccctagtagatctagtaagcaACCTTGCATTGCTACAGCTGATGTACTACATGTAGAACAAACTGAATGGGAAGAAGTAGATCTGCATCCAGCACCATCTACTCATAATAATTTTAGGTTTTTGCCTAAAGATGGTCGTCAGCCAGGAATAAATCCTGCTACTGGCCTAGATGAAAATTCTACCCCACTTCATTTTTTTGGTACTCTAATGACATCTGATATTACTGatgattttattagatctgtcaACAATTATGCTGAACACATGATTGTAAAAAATAGCCCTGCATTGTCCAGATCAAGGTTCAACAGAGACAATTGGCATAATTTCACAGAGTACGAATGGCTCAAATTTTTAGCCATCATGGGCATTGACAAGAGACCGTCAATTCGAGACTACTTCTCAACCGCTGACAACCTCTACACAGGCTTTTATCACAAGATGTTTCAAAGGGAGAGATTTGAAACAATTTACTCTTCAATGCTTCATGTGGGAGAGCCAGGTGctgaagacaaaaacaaaatagaaccaTTTGTAAATAGCCTTACTGAAAGATTTCAGTTTGCGTTCACTCCAAATCAGTCTGTCTCCATAGATGAGATGATCATTGGATGGAAAGGAAGGTGGAGGTACAAAATGTTCAATGCTGCTAAACCATACAAGTACCATATTAAAAGTTTTGGTCTAGTAGACAGTGGTACTGGCTATGTATTGAACCTCCTTACATACTATGGAGCAAATACATCATACGATCCCGAAGCTGATGCGAATGGTGGAATGGCAATCAAAATATTTGACACCCTCTTGAAACATTTGGGTAAAGGTTACCATATTTATGCAGATAGATGGTACACAACAAGGGCTTTGATTGACCATCTTCTGGATCAAGGACAATACTATACAGGGACAGTACAAATCAACCGTGCTGGCTTCCCCAAAGCTCTGAAAACCATAGCGCTCAAACACATGCAAAGCAAATACTGGATGCTCCAGGATAAAATCTTGTATTTAACCTGGAAGGACAAAAAAGCTAGTCATCCTTGCTTCAACAAGTGCTACAGCAGAGAATGTCACAGTGCAAAGGGGCAAAGTAAAACCAGGAGCCATCCATGCTTATAA